The DNA sequence GGCCGGGTGCACCGCGACGGCCGTACCGACAGCGGGACCCGAGGCGTCCGGGGAGCCGTACGACACGACCGTCCCGACCACTTCGTGCCCGAGCACCATCGGCTCCCTGAGCCGGAAGTCCCCGACGCCGCCGTGACGCCAGTAGTGCAGATCGGAGCCGCAGACCCCGCCGTAGCGCACGGCCACCAGCGCCTGCCCGGGCCCGGGGACCGGCACCGGCAGCTCCTCGACCCGCAGATCGCCCTGACCGTGGATCACACAACCGAGCATCCCCGAGGCCTCCTTCACAGCACGCTCGTCATGCCGCCGTCGACATACAGCACCTGTCCGCCGACGAAGTCCGCGGCCGGTGAGGCGAGGAACAGCACCCCGCCCACCAGGTCCTCGGTACGGCCCCAGCGTCCCGCCGGGGTCCGGCGCCGTACCCACGCGCTGAACTCCTCGTCCGCGACGAGGGGCTGGGTCAGCTCGGTCTCGATGTAGCCGGGGCCGAGGCCGTTGACCTGCACGCCGTAGGGGCCCCAGTCGGCGCACATGCCCTTGGTGAGCATCTTCAGGGCGCCCTTGGTGGCGGCGTAGGGCGCGATGCCGGGGCGGACCACCTCGCTCTGCAGCGAGCAGATGTTGATGATCTTCCCGTGGCCGCGTTCCGTCATCCGCCGGGCGGCCTCCCGGCCCACCAGGAACGCGCTGGTGAGATTGGTGTCCAGGATGCGGTGCCAGTCCGTGTCCGTGAACTCCAGCAGGGGTGCGCGCAGTTGCATGCCCGCGTTGTTGACCAGGATGTCGAGCGGGCCCACCCGCTCCTCGACGTCCGCGATACCGGCGGCCACCGACGCACCGTCGGTCACGTCGAACGCGGCCGTGTGGATCCGGTCGCCGGGCAGTTCGGCGGCAAGTTCGTCGGCCAGTTCGGCGGCGGCCTCGGTGAGGCGCTCGCCGTTGCGTCCGTTGAGGACCACCGTGCAGCCGGCCTCCGCGAGGCCGCGGGCGAGCGCGAGCCCGATGCCCCGGCTGGAGCCGGTGATCAGGGCGGTGCGGCCGCTGATGTCGAAGAGCGGGTGGCTCATGTCCGTACCCCTAGATGATCAGCGAGAGCAGCAGGACCAGAGCACCGGCGACCACCGAGATGATCGTCTCCATCACGGACCAGGTCTTGACGGTCTGGCCGACGCTCAGCCCGAAGTACTCCTTCACCAGCCAGAACCCGGCGTCGTTGACATGGCTGAAGAACAGCGATCCGGCGCCGATGGCGAGGACCAGCAGGGCCGCGTGGGTCGTCGACATGTCGGCCGCGAGTGGGGCGACCAGGCCGGCCGCCGAGATCGTGGCCACCGTCGCCGAACCCGTGGCGAGACGGATCGCCACCGCGATCAGCCAGGCCAGCAGGAGTGCCGGGATCGACCAGTCCTCGGAGATCTCCAGGATCATCTGGCCCACGCCGGTGTCGATCAGCGTCTGCTTGAAGCCGCCGCCCGCGCCCACGATCAGCAGGATGCCCGCGATGGGGGCGAGGCTCTTCTCGACGAGCGGGGAGACCCGCTCCTTGCTGAACCCGGCCGGCCTGAGCAGCGTGAAGATGCCGACGAGCACGGAGGCGAGCAGCGCGATCAGCGGCGAGCCGATGACGTCGAACACGCGCTGCACGGTGTTCTCGGGGTCGTCGATCACGATGTCGACCAGCGCCTTGGAGAGCATCAGAACGACCGGCAGCAGGATGGTCGTCAGCGTGGCGCCGAAGCTGGGACGCTTCTGAAGATCCTCCGAGACGCGCTGGGGGATCATCCGGTCCGGGGCCGGGACGTCCACCCAGCGGGCGGCGTAGCGCGAGAACACCGGACCGGCGATGATCACCGTCGGGATGGCGATGAGCACGCCGAGCGCCAGCGTGACACCGAGGTTGGCGCCGATCGCGTCGATGGCGACCAGCGGGCCGGGGTGCGGCGGGACCAGGCCGTGCATCACGGAGAGACCGGCGAGGGCCGGGATGCCGATGCGCATCAGCGAGTAGTTGCCGCGCTTGGCGACCATCAGCACGACCGGGATCAGCAGCACCACGCCGACCTCGAAGAACAGCGGCAGACCGATCACCGAGGCGATCAGCACCATCGCCCACGGCATCGAACGGCCCTTGGCCCTGGCGAGGATGGTGTCGACGATCTGGTCGGCGCCGCCGGAGTCGGCGAGCATCTTGCCGAGGATCGCGCCCAGGGCGATCAGTACGCCCACGCCGGCGACCGTGGTCCCCAGACCGGCGGTGAAGCTGAGGATGGTCTTGTCCAGCGGTGCCCCGGCGAACGCGCCGAGCGCCAGCGACCCGATGGTCAGCGACAGGAAGGCGTGCAGCTTGAACTTGGTGATGAGCAGCACGATGACGGCGATGCCCGCCAGGACGGCGATGCCCAGCTGAGCGTGGCCGGCCGAGGTGATGGGCTCGACGGTGTCCGCTGCCAGCAGCTCGACGTTGAGTCTGGTCACGGGGATGGATTCCCTTGCAGATACGGGGATGGGGGAGGGGTGCGGGGGGTTACTGAGTCGGCTCGGGAAGCGCCGTCAGGGCCGACGCGGCCCGTCCGGTGATCTCCTCGGGGCTGCCCGACACATCCACGACGACTCCCGCCTCGTCCTCCTGGAGCGGCTGGAGCGTGGCGAACTGGGAGTCGAGCAGTGCCGTGGGCATGAAGTGCCCCTGCCGGTGCGACATCCGGTCTTCGATGAGGGCGCGGTCGCCCGCCAGGTGCACGAACACCAGGTCCGGTGCGGCGGCCCGCAGCCGGTCCCGGTACGACCGCTTCAGCGCCGAGCAGCTGACCACCCCGCCGAGCCCCGCCCGTTCGTACGCCCAGGTGCCGATGGCGTCGAGCCACGGCCACCTGTCGTCGTCGTCCAGCGGGGTGCCGGCCGACATCTTGGCGATGTTGGCCGGCGGATGGAAGTCGTCGCCCTCGGCATAGGGGACGCCGAGCCGGGCCGCGAGCAGGGGACCGATGGTGGTCTTCCCGGTGCCCGCAACGCCCATGACCACGACGACATGGGGGGTACTCATCGCTGCCTCACTGTCTGCTGTCCTCGTCGACACGTGATGTCGACGCAACTGAAACTCATTAGGTACGACGAATTCAAGAGTGTGTGACATATAAGTCTGACTTTTTGATCGCGTGACTTGCCCCGTACGCTGAGTGCATGAGCACAACGGGCCGGGGGCTGCACGGCCGAGTACTGGAAACCCTCGGCCCCGCGATCACCGCGGGCGAGTACCCGCCGGGCAGCGTCCTGCGCACGGACGAACTGGCGCAGCGCTTCGAGGTGTCCCGCTCGGTGATGCGCGAGGCGGTCCGCGTCCTGGAGTCCATGTACCTGGTGGAGTCCCGCCGCCGCGTGGGTGTGACGGTCCGTCCGAAGTCCGAGTGGAACGTCTACGACCCCCAGGTCATCCGCTGGCGCCTCGCCGGCGCCGACCGCCCCCAGCAACTGCGCTCCCTCACGGTCCTGCGCTCGGCCATCGAGCCGGTGGCGGCGGGACTGGCCGCGAAGTACGCCACGGCCGACCAGTGCGCCGAACTCACCGAGTGCGCCCTCGGCATGGTCGCCCACTCACGCGGCCACCAGCTGGAGGGCTACCTCGTCCACGACGTCGCCTTCCACCGCGTCATCCTCAACGCCTCCGGCAACGAGATGTTCGCCCGCCTCGGCGACGTCGTCGCGGAGGTCCTCGCCGGCCGCACCCACCACGAGGTCATGTTCGAGGACCCCGACCCCTCCGCGGTCACGCTGCACGTCCAGGTCGCCGAGGCGGTCCGCGCGGGCGACGCGGTCCGGGCAGAACACCTGACCCGCGAGATCACGATGGGCGCCCTCCAGGAACTGGACATCCTGGCACCGTAGGTGCCCTAGCTCAGGAACTCCCCGTCCACGTACACCCACGCCCCGTCGACCCGCTCGAACCGGCTCCGCTCATGCAGCGACCCACCCCCGTACGAGGCCCGGAAGGTCACCGTCCCCGTGGTGTGGAACGCCGAACCGTCAGCCGTCTCAAGGATCTCCAGCCCGGTCCACCGCATCCCCGGATCGAGGTCCAGCCGCGCGGGCCGCGTCCGCGGATGCCAGGTCCGCAGCAGATGGGCCGCATCTCCCTTGACGAACGCGCTGTACCGCGACCGCATGAGCGCCTCGGCGGTCGGCGCGGCGGCGGCACCGGACAGGTAGCGGCCGCAGCACTTGTCGTAGGCCTCGGGCAGCCCGCACGGGCAGGAACGCGTCGTCATGGCCGCCATTCTTCTACCCCGCCGCCCGCGTCGCGGACCCGGGCAACGGCGGCAGCGCGGCCCCGTACACCCACGCCTCGAACAACTCCTCCACCGGCTCGTTCGCGAAGCGGGCCACGTACGAGGTGAAGGCCTGGGTCGTCACCGTGCCGTTGCGGTGCAGCCGGCCCCAGCCGCGCAGCATGCGGAAGAAGGCGATGTCCCCGAGCGCGCAACGCACGGCGTGCAGGGTCAGCCCGCCGCGCTCGTACAGCCGGTCGTCGAACATGGACTTGCGC is a window from the Streptomyces sp. NBC_00299 genome containing:
- a CDS encoding SDR family oxidoreductase; this encodes MSHPLFDISGRTALITGSSRGIGLALARGLAEAGCTVVLNGRNGERLTEAAAELADELAAELPGDRIHTAAFDVTDGASVAAGIADVEERVGPLDILVNNAGMQLRAPLLEFTDTDWHRILDTNLTSAFLVGREAARRMTERGHGKIINICSLQSEVVRPGIAPYAATKGALKMLTKGMCADWGPYGVQVNGLGPGYIETELTQPLVADEEFSAWVRRRTPAGRWGRTEDLVGGVLFLASPAADFVGGQVLYVDGGMTSVL
- a CDS encoding GntP family permease, translated to MTRLNVELLAADTVEPITSAGHAQLGIAVLAGIAVIVLLITKFKLHAFLSLTIGSLALGAFAGAPLDKTILSFTAGLGTTVAGVGVLIALGAILGKMLADSGGADQIVDTILARAKGRSMPWAMVLIASVIGLPLFFEVGVVLLIPVVLMVAKRGNYSLMRIGIPALAGLSVMHGLVPPHPGPLVAIDAIGANLGVTLALGVLIAIPTVIIAGPVFSRYAARWVDVPAPDRMIPQRVSEDLQKRPSFGATLTTILLPVVLMLSKALVDIVIDDPENTVQRVFDVIGSPLIALLASVLVGIFTLLRPAGFSKERVSPLVEKSLAPIAGILLIVGAGGGFKQTLIDTGVGQMILEISEDWSIPALLLAWLIAVAIRLATGSATVATISAAGLVAPLAADMSTTHAALLVLAIGAGSLFFSHVNDAGFWLVKEYFGLSVGQTVKTWSVMETIISVVAGALVLLLSLII
- a CDS encoding gluconokinase, translating into MSTPHVVVVMGVAGTGKTTIGPLLAARLGVPYAEGDDFHPPANIAKMSAGTPLDDDDRWPWLDAIGTWAYERAGLGGVVSCSALKRSYRDRLRAAAPDLVFVHLAGDRALIEDRMSHRQGHFMPTALLDSQFATLQPLQEDEAGVVVDVSGSPEEITGRAASALTALPEPTQ
- a CDS encoding FadR/GntR family transcriptional regulator → MSTTGRGLHGRVLETLGPAITAGEYPPGSVLRTDELAQRFEVSRSVMREAVRVLESMYLVESRRRVGVTVRPKSEWNVYDPQVIRWRLAGADRPQQLRSLTVLRSAIEPVAAGLAAKYATADQCAELTECALGMVAHSRGHQLEGYLVHDVAFHRVILNASGNEMFARLGDVVAEVLAGRTHHEVMFEDPDPSAVTLHVQVAEAVRAGDAVRAEHLTREITMGALQELDILAP
- a CDS encoding YchJ family protein gives rise to the protein MTTRSCPCGLPEAYDKCCGRYLSGAAAAPTAEALMRSRYSAFVKGDAAHLLRTWHPRTRPARLDLDPGMRWTGLEILETADGSAFHTTGTVTFRASYGGGSLHERSRFERVDGAWVYVDGEFLS